One Pagrus major chromosome 11, Pma_NU_1.0 genomic region harbors:
- the lsm4 gene encoding U6 snRNA-associated Sm-like protein LSm4 translates to MLPLSLLKTAQNHPMLVELKNGETYNGHLVSCDNWMNINLREVICTSRDGDKFWRMPECYIRGSTIKYLRIPDEIIDMVKEEVVSKGRGRGGTQQNKQQGKGRGGAGRGLFGGRGRGMTGPGRGQQQQQQQQQQQQQDKKMGKPQGMKNQH, encoded by the exons ATG CTCCCACTGTCTCTGCTGAAGACTGCCCAGAACCATCCTATG TTGGTGGAGCTGAAGAATGGAGAGACGTATAACGGCCACTTGGTCAGCTGTGACAACTGGATGAACATCAACCTGAGAGAAGTCATCTGCACCTCCAGG GATGGAGATAAGTTCTGGAGGATGCCTGAGTGCTACATCAGAGGAAGCACAATCAAGTATCTGCGAATCCCAGATGAGATCATCGACATGGTGAAGGAAGAGGTGGTGTCGAAGGGCCGCGGACGTGGGGGCACccagcagaacaaacagcagggcaaaggaagaggaggagccgGCCGAG GTCTGTTTGGCGGCCGTGGCAGAGGAATGACCGGTCCTGGTCGGGgccaacaacagcagcagcagcaacagcagcagcaacagcaggatAAGAAAATGGGCAAACCACAGGGAATGAAGAACCAGCACTGA